Proteins found in one Neodiprion lecontei isolate iyNeoLeco1 chromosome 6, iyNeoLeco1.1, whole genome shotgun sequence genomic segment:
- the LOC107222428 gene encoding tyrosine-protein phosphatase 10D isoform X5, with amino-acid sequence MKRPIVISRWSGIFLVLLAEVTYSTDLAIEIPGNLSQGDSWYRLDYSPAIGYPPPNTRISSDEIGDEIKFTNVLPGTKYEFWLYYSNSTLNDWLTWTASITTAPDPPSNLTVTVRNGKSATVSWAPPAQGNYSGFRLRVQSFSDTSSPKTSLVPADVATYTFQDLIPGATYSLQLFTVLDANESVAYTSRNFTTKPNTPGKFIVWFRNETTLLVLWQPPYPAGIYTHYKVSIDPPDAIESVLYVEKEGEPPGPAQAAFKGLVPGRAYNISVQTVSEDETSAPTTAQYRTVPLRPLNVTFDRRYLTPTSFRVLWDSQNGTSEFDKYQVSLATRRQTPVTRSRDDERWLDFKDLEPGKTYQVIVKTVSGKVTSWPATGDITLEPLPVRDLRAVTDEQTGMVEVSWTPNNASTQDSYKLSYDEVERLTGDTTSLTVDKTKVKVTLDALLPGRNYSISVQAMSNKAESVESVIYQVTRPASPIIEDLKSIEKGLNISWKSDVNSRQEKFEVTHNRNDTGESTTTSTIESHIDLKDLFPGAGYEIRVVAISHGLRSEPHVHFQAVLPHPPKNLSIEKVRRNGVVVRWEAPTDSMFTEFAIRYQTEDDTTWHDVASLSNTEAEIDDMTPGERYIIRVNTVSFGIESLDSLQVNQTIQPNPVLNITLTSDSTNVTLEWPRPEGRIETYVIRWWLVNDSDSIRTKNVTESTVSAAAAASGPKEGVQLRKELIGELTPGMEYSFSVYTVSYNLVSDVTNLTTRTMPLIQSEVVVVIDQDYPDSLTLLYTPTPVQSSRFDLYRFSISDSNNTIKEKMVNDTENKVTFSGLTPGKLYNVTAWTVSDNVESQPLLRQDRLFPERVTRIHAVNINDTRITLEWDVPRGEYDAFEVQYISTDESLEESLIQNVTNRNSITINNLRPHRNYTFTLVVISGTESTFLRKSSPVSASFTTSESYPGKVEVFQPSNVSPSDITFEWSLPSQDQNGVIRKFSITYGLEGSTHTQVKDFKPTELQGVIKSLIPGKTYIFRIQAETRIGFGPEVVWKQKMPILAPPKPPTQVVPSEVCRSSTTIQIRFRKNYFSEQNGAVTSYTIIVAEDDSKNASGLEMPSWKDVQGYSIWPPYQVMEPYYPFKNGSVEDFTIGGENCDGKTGYCNGPLKSGSTYKVKVRAFTAPDKFTDTSYSFPIQTGLLVADKDNTAIIVGVTVPIVLLLTFLGLGLIIRRRRSQGRKTTETRVTDDLSLPGSVIEISRPIRVENFADHYRMMSADSDFRFSEEFEELKHVGRDQPCTAADLPCNRPKNRFTNILPYDHSRFKLQPVDDEEGSDYINANYVPGHNSPREFIVTQGPLHSTRGDFWRMVWESNSQAIVMLTRCIEKGREKCDRYFPEDTLPAYYDEICVTMLNEWQYPDWRIRNFMLCKGKVEREIQHFHFMTWPDFGVPSPPQTLARFVRAFRERVGPDQRPIVVHCSAGVGRSGTFITLDRILQQILVSDYVDIFGIVCAMRKERVWMVQTEQQYICIHQCLLAVLEGQDNIGPIREIHDNQGFEDDEGIAESGM; translated from the exons GTGACGTACTCGACCGATTTGGCGATCGAGATACCGGGAAATCTGAGTCAAGGGGACTCGTGGTACAGGCTCGATTACAGTCCGGCGATCGGTTATCCGCCGCCGAACACGAGGATATCGTCGGATGAAATTGGCGACGAGATCAAATTCACGAACGTTCTTCCCGGTACAAAGTACGAGTTCTGGCTCTACTACAGCAACTCGACGCTCAACGACTGGCTCACGTGGACCGCCTCGATAACTACAG cACCCGATCCACCCTCGAATCTCACGGTGACCGTTCGCAATGGAAAATCGGCTACCGTTTCTTGGGCTCCACCCGCGCAGGGTAATTATTCCGGATTCCGACTGCGGGTTCAGAGTTTCAGTGACACGAGTAGTCCCAAGACAAGCCTTGTTCCGGCCGATGTGGCCACCTATACATTTCAGGATCTCATACCCGGAGCTACATATTCTTTGCAGCTGTTCACCGTGCTCGATGCGAACGAGAGCGTGGCCTACACGAGCAGGAACTTCACGACCA AGCCAAATACACCGGGAAAGTTCATCGTTTGGTTCCGAAACGAGACAACGCTTCTGGTGTTGTGGCAGCCGCCGTATCCAGCCGGTATATACACCCACTACAAGGTGAGCATCGATCCACCGGATGCGATCGAGTCCGTTTTGTACGTCGAGAAGGAGGGCGAACCCCCGGGACCAGCGCAGGCTGCATTCAAAGGCCTCGTTCCAG GAAGAGCCTACAACATATCGGTACAAACCGTGTCGGAGGACGAGACTTCGGCCCCAACGACCGCCCAATATCGAACAGTTCCGCTTCGCCCGTTGAACGTCACTTTCGATAGAAGGTACCTGACTCCGACGTCTTTCCGAGTCCTCTGGGACTCCCAGAACGGGACGTCCGAGTTCGACAAGTACCAAGTGTCTCTGGCGACGAGGCGGCAGACTCCGGTCACCAGAAGCCGGGACGATGAGAGGTGGCTCGATTTCAAGGATTTGGAGCCCGGAAAGACCTATCAGGTGATTGTAAAGACGGTGTCTGGCAAAGTCACCAGCTGGCCAGCGACCGGGGATATAACGTTGG AACCGTTACCTGTCAGAGATCTCCGAGCTGTGACGGATGAGCAGACCGGAATGGTCGAGGTCTCCTGGACTCCAAACAACGCTAGCACTCAGGACAGCTACAAGCTTTCGTACGACGAAGTGGAAAGACTTACCGGCGATACGACGTCTCTGACAGTCGATAAAACGAAGGTAAAG gTGACGTTGGACGCGCTTCTTCCGGGTCGGAACTACTCGATAAGTGTCCAGGCTATGAGCAACAAGGCTGAATCAGTTGAGTCGGTGATATACCAAGTGACCCGACCGGCCAGTCCGATCATCGAGGATCTTAAATCGATCGAAAAGGGGCTGAACATATCTTGGAAGAGCGACGTAAACTCGCGTCAGGAGAAGTTCGAGGTTACTCACAACAGAAATGACACCGGGGAGAGTACGACGACCTCGACTATCGAGTCTCACATCGATCTAAAGGACTTGTTTCCGGGTGCAGGGTACGAGATTCGGGTCGTCGCGATCAGCCATGGCCTCAGAAGTGAGCCCCACGTCCACTTTCAGGCTGTCC TCCCTCATCCGCCGAAGAATTTGAGCATTGAGAAAGTGCGGAGGAACGGGGTCGTCGTACGGTGGGAGGCACCGACAGATTCCATGTTCACGGAATTCGCCATTCGTTATCAAACCGAGGATGATACCACCTGGCACGATGTGGCGAGCTTGAGCAATACCGAGGCTGAAATAGATGACATGACACCCGGCGAACGGTACATCATCAGGGTAAACACGGTCAGCTTCGGGATCGAGAGCTTGGATTCGCTGCAAGTAAATCAGACAATTC AACCAAATCCAGTACTAAACATCACGCTGACTTCGGACTCTACTAATGTTACCTTGGAATGGCCGAGGCCAGAGGGCAGGATAGAGACGTATGTGATAAGATGGTGGTTGGTGAACGATAGCGATTCTATTCGCACTAAGAACGTCACAGAGAGTACGGTttctgccgctgctgctgcttctggTCCGAAGGAAGGTGTGCAATTGAGGAAGGAACTGATTGGCGAGTTGACACCAGGCATGGAGTACTCGTTCTCGGTTTACACCGTGTCCTACAACCTGGTCAGCGACGTGACCAATCTCACTACGAGAACAA TGCCGTTAATCCAGTCCGAAGTCGTGGTTGTCATCGACCAAGATTACCCCGACTCATTGACCCTCCTTTACACACCGACGCCAGTACAGTCGTCCCGTTTCGATCTTTATCGGTTCAGTATCAGCGACTCGAACAACAccattaaagaaaaaatggttAACGATACCGAGAACAAGGTGACGTTCAGCGGTTTGACACCgggaaaattgtacaacgtaACTGCCTGGACGGTTAGCGACAACGTCGAGAGTCAACCGCTACTCAGGCAGGACAGATTAT TCCCTGAACGAGTGACGAGGATACACGCGGTGAACATAAACGATACGAGGATAACGTTGGAATGGGATGTGCCTCGAGGCGAATACGACGCGTTCGAAGTGCAGTACATAAGCACGGACGAAAGTCTGGAGGAGAGCCTGATCCAAAACGTGACAAATCGCAACTCGATTACCATAAACAATCTGAGGCCTCATCGCAATTACACATTCACGCTGGTCGTGATATCCGGAACCGAGTCGACCTTCTTGAGAAAATCAAGTCCGGTAAGCGCCAGCTTTACAACGAGCGAATCTTATCCGGGAAAAGTCGAGGTGTTCCAACCTTCGAACGTCTCGCCAAGCGACATCACCTTCGAGTGGTCCCTGCCGAGCCAGGATCAGAATGGAGTCATTCGGAAGTTCAGCATCACGTACGGACTGGAG GGCTCGACTCACACGCAAGTCAAGGACTTCAAACCGACCGAGTTGCAGGGCGTGATCAAATCGCTGATACCAGGAAAGACGTACATATTTCGAATCCAGGCGGAAACGAGGATCGGCTTCGGGCCGGAGGTCGtttggaaacaaaaaatgcCAATTCTGGCGCCTCCGAAGCCTCCGACTCAGGTCGTACCCTCGGAGGTATGCAGAAGCAGCACCACCATCCAGATACGTTTCAGGAAAAACTACTTCAGCGAACAGAACGGAGCTGTCACTTCCTACACCATCATCGTCGCCGAGGACGACAGCAAAAATGCCTCCGGTCTGGAAATGCCCAGCTGGAAAGACGTCCAAGGTTACAGCATCTGGCCTCCGTATCAG GTAATGGAACCTTATTACCCGTTCAAAAATGGCTCCGTCGAAGACTTTACGATCGGTGGAGAAAATTGCGACGGTAAAACCGGCTACTGTAACGGCCCGTTGAAATCTGGCTCGACGTACAAAGTAAAGGTCCGGGCATTCACGGCTCCTGACAAGTTCACCGATACCAGTTACAGTTTTCCCATTCAGACAG GATTACTAGTCGCAG aCAAGGACAATACGGCTATCATTGTCGGCGTTACAGTTCCGATCGTTTTACTGCTGACATTCTTAGGGCTCGGTCTGATAATAAGACGAAGGAGAAGTCAAGGTAGAAAAACGACGGAAACACGAGTTACCGACGATCTATCGTTGCCTGGAAGTGTAATTGAGATAAG CCGTCCAATACGGGTGGAAAACTTCGCGGATCACTATCGAATGATGTCCGCGGATTCCGATTTCCGTTTCTCCGAGGAGTTTGAGGAGCTGAAACACGTCGGCAGAGATCAGCCCTGCACGGCGGCCGATCTACCTTGCAATCGGCCGAAGAACCGCTTCACCAACATCCTCCCTTACGATCATAGCAGGTTTAAACTGCAGCCAGTCGACGACGAGGAAGGTTCGGACTACATAAACGCGAACTACGTGCCG GGTCACAACTCGCCGAGGGAGTTCATCGTCACGCAAGGACCGCTGCATTCGACGCGCGGCGACTTCTGGCGAATGGTTTGGGAGAGCAATAGTCAGGCAATAGTGATGCTGACGCGTTGCATAGAGAAGGGAAGAGAGAAATGCGATCGTTACTTTCCCGAGGACACGCTTCCGGCATACTACGACGAGATTTGCGTCACTATGCTGAACGAGTGGCAATATCCCGACTGGCGCATAAGGAACTTCATGTTGTGCAAG GGCAAAGTCGAGCGGGAAATCCAGCACTTCCACTTCATGACCTGGCCCGACTTCGGGGTTCCAAGCCCGCCGCAAACCTTGGCGAGATTTGTGCGAGCTTTCAGGGAACGCGTTGGGCCCGATCAGAGACCCATCGTGGTTCACTGCAGCGCCGGGGTCGGCAGAAGCGGCACTTTCATCACCTTGGACAGGATACTGCAACAGATTTTGGTATCAGATTACGTCGATATATTCGGCATTGTCTGCGCCATGAGGAAGGAGAGGGTCTGGATGGTGCAGACCGAGCAGCAGTACATTTGCATACATCAGTGTTTGCTTGCTGTCTTGGAAGGGCAGGACAACATCGGACCGATTAGGGAAATTCACGACAATCAAGGATTCGAAG ATGACGAGGGCATAGCTGAGTCAGGAATGTAA
- the LOC107222428 gene encoding tyrosine-protein phosphatase 10D isoform X6, which produces MKRPIVISRWSGIFLVLLAEVTYSTDLAIEIPGNLSQGDSWYRLDYSPAIGYPPPNTRISSDEIGDEIKFTNVLPGTKYEFWLYYSNSTLNDWLTWTASITTAPDPPSNLTVTVRNGKSATVSWAPPAQGNYSGFRLRVQSFSDTSSPKTSLVPADVATYTFQDLIPGATYSLQLFTVLDANESVAYTSRNFTTKPNTPGKFIVWFRNETTLLVLWQPPYPAGIYTHYKVSIDPPDAIESVLYVEKEGEPPGPAQAAFKGLVPGRAYNISVQTVSEDETSAPTTAQYRTVPLRPLNVTFDRRYLTPTSFRVLWDSQNGTSEFDKYQVSLATRRQTPVTRSRDDERWLDFKDLEPGKTYQVIVKTVSGKVTSWPATGDITLEPLPVRDLRAVTDEQTGMVEVSWTPNNASTQDSYKLSYDEVERLTGDTTSLTVDKTKVTLDALLPGRNYSISVQAMSNKAESVESVIYQVTRPASPIIEDLKSIEKGLNISWKSDVNSRQEKFEVTHNRNDTGESTTTSTIESHIDLKDLFPGAGYEIRVVAISHGLRSEPHVHFQAVLPHPPKNLSIEKVRRNGVVVRWEAPTDSMFTEFAIRYQTEDDTTWHDVASLSNTEAEIDDMTPGERYIIRVNTVSFGIESLDSLQVNQTIQPNPVLNITLTSDSTNVTLEWPRPEGRIETYVIRWWLVNDSDSIRTKNVTESTVSAAAAASGPKEGVQLRKELIGELTPGMEYSFSVYTVSYNLVSDVTNLTTRTMPLIQSEVVVVIDQDYPDSLTLLYTPTPVQSSRFDLYRFSISDSNNTIKEKMVNDTENKVTFSGLTPGKLYNVTAWTVSDNVESQPLLRQDRLFPERVTRIHAVNINDTRITLEWDVPRGEYDAFEVQYISTDESLEESLIQNVTNRNSITINNLRPHRNYTFTLVVISGTESTFLRKSSPVSASFTTSESYPGKVEVFQPSNVSPSDITFEWSLPSQDQNGVIRKFSITYGLEGSTHTQVKDFKPTELQGVIKSLIPGKTYIFRIQAETRIGFGPEVVWKQKMPILAPPKPPTQVVPSEVCRSSTTIQIRFRKNYFSEQNGAVTSYTIIVAEDDSKNASGLEMPSWKDVQGYSIWPPYQVMEPYYPFKNGSVEDFTIGGENCDGKTGYCNGPLKSGSTYKVKVRAFTAPDKFTDTSYSFPIQTDKDNTAIIVGVTVPIVLLLTFLGLGLIIRRRRSQGRKTTETRVTDDLSLPGSVIEISRPIRVENFADHYRMMSADSDFRFSEEFEELKHVGRDQPCTAADLPCNRPKNRFTNILPYDHSRFKLQPVDDEEGSDYINANYVPGHNSPREFIVTQGPLHSTRGDFWRMVWESNSQAIVMLTRCIEKGREKCDRYFPEDTLPAYYDEICVTMLNEWQYPDWRIRNFMLCKGKVEREIQHFHFMTWPDFGVPSPPQTLARFVRAFRERVGPDQRPIVVHCSAGVGRSGTFITLDRILQQILVSDYVDIFGIVCAMRKERVWMVQTEQQYICIHQCLLAVLEGQDNIGPIREIHDNQGFEDDEGIAESGM; this is translated from the exons GTGACGTACTCGACCGATTTGGCGATCGAGATACCGGGAAATCTGAGTCAAGGGGACTCGTGGTACAGGCTCGATTACAGTCCGGCGATCGGTTATCCGCCGCCGAACACGAGGATATCGTCGGATGAAATTGGCGACGAGATCAAATTCACGAACGTTCTTCCCGGTACAAAGTACGAGTTCTGGCTCTACTACAGCAACTCGACGCTCAACGACTGGCTCACGTGGACCGCCTCGATAACTACAG cACCCGATCCACCCTCGAATCTCACGGTGACCGTTCGCAATGGAAAATCGGCTACCGTTTCTTGGGCTCCACCCGCGCAGGGTAATTATTCCGGATTCCGACTGCGGGTTCAGAGTTTCAGTGACACGAGTAGTCCCAAGACAAGCCTTGTTCCGGCCGATGTGGCCACCTATACATTTCAGGATCTCATACCCGGAGCTACATATTCTTTGCAGCTGTTCACCGTGCTCGATGCGAACGAGAGCGTGGCCTACACGAGCAGGAACTTCACGACCA AGCCAAATACACCGGGAAAGTTCATCGTTTGGTTCCGAAACGAGACAACGCTTCTGGTGTTGTGGCAGCCGCCGTATCCAGCCGGTATATACACCCACTACAAGGTGAGCATCGATCCACCGGATGCGATCGAGTCCGTTTTGTACGTCGAGAAGGAGGGCGAACCCCCGGGACCAGCGCAGGCTGCATTCAAAGGCCTCGTTCCAG GAAGAGCCTACAACATATCGGTACAAACCGTGTCGGAGGACGAGACTTCGGCCCCAACGACCGCCCAATATCGAACAGTTCCGCTTCGCCCGTTGAACGTCACTTTCGATAGAAGGTACCTGACTCCGACGTCTTTCCGAGTCCTCTGGGACTCCCAGAACGGGACGTCCGAGTTCGACAAGTACCAAGTGTCTCTGGCGACGAGGCGGCAGACTCCGGTCACCAGAAGCCGGGACGATGAGAGGTGGCTCGATTTCAAGGATTTGGAGCCCGGAAAGACCTATCAGGTGATTGTAAAGACGGTGTCTGGCAAAGTCACCAGCTGGCCAGCGACCGGGGATATAACGTTGG AACCGTTACCTGTCAGAGATCTCCGAGCTGTGACGGATGAGCAGACCGGAATGGTCGAGGTCTCCTGGACTCCAAACAACGCTAGCACTCAGGACAGCTACAAGCTTTCGTACGACGAAGTGGAAAGACTTACCGGCGATACGACGTCTCTGACAGTCGATAAAACGAAG gTGACGTTGGACGCGCTTCTTCCGGGTCGGAACTACTCGATAAGTGTCCAGGCTATGAGCAACAAGGCTGAATCAGTTGAGTCGGTGATATACCAAGTGACCCGACCGGCCAGTCCGATCATCGAGGATCTTAAATCGATCGAAAAGGGGCTGAACATATCTTGGAAGAGCGACGTAAACTCGCGTCAGGAGAAGTTCGAGGTTACTCACAACAGAAATGACACCGGGGAGAGTACGACGACCTCGACTATCGAGTCTCACATCGATCTAAAGGACTTGTTTCCGGGTGCAGGGTACGAGATTCGGGTCGTCGCGATCAGCCATGGCCTCAGAAGTGAGCCCCACGTCCACTTTCAGGCTGTCC TCCCTCATCCGCCGAAGAATTTGAGCATTGAGAAAGTGCGGAGGAACGGGGTCGTCGTACGGTGGGAGGCACCGACAGATTCCATGTTCACGGAATTCGCCATTCGTTATCAAACCGAGGATGATACCACCTGGCACGATGTGGCGAGCTTGAGCAATACCGAGGCTGAAATAGATGACATGACACCCGGCGAACGGTACATCATCAGGGTAAACACGGTCAGCTTCGGGATCGAGAGCTTGGATTCGCTGCAAGTAAATCAGACAATTC AACCAAATCCAGTACTAAACATCACGCTGACTTCGGACTCTACTAATGTTACCTTGGAATGGCCGAGGCCAGAGGGCAGGATAGAGACGTATGTGATAAGATGGTGGTTGGTGAACGATAGCGATTCTATTCGCACTAAGAACGTCACAGAGAGTACGGTttctgccgctgctgctgcttctggTCCGAAGGAAGGTGTGCAATTGAGGAAGGAACTGATTGGCGAGTTGACACCAGGCATGGAGTACTCGTTCTCGGTTTACACCGTGTCCTACAACCTGGTCAGCGACGTGACCAATCTCACTACGAGAACAA TGCCGTTAATCCAGTCCGAAGTCGTGGTTGTCATCGACCAAGATTACCCCGACTCATTGACCCTCCTTTACACACCGACGCCAGTACAGTCGTCCCGTTTCGATCTTTATCGGTTCAGTATCAGCGACTCGAACAACAccattaaagaaaaaatggttAACGATACCGAGAACAAGGTGACGTTCAGCGGTTTGACACCgggaaaattgtacaacgtaACTGCCTGGACGGTTAGCGACAACGTCGAGAGTCAACCGCTACTCAGGCAGGACAGATTAT TCCCTGAACGAGTGACGAGGATACACGCGGTGAACATAAACGATACGAGGATAACGTTGGAATGGGATGTGCCTCGAGGCGAATACGACGCGTTCGAAGTGCAGTACATAAGCACGGACGAAAGTCTGGAGGAGAGCCTGATCCAAAACGTGACAAATCGCAACTCGATTACCATAAACAATCTGAGGCCTCATCGCAATTACACATTCACGCTGGTCGTGATATCCGGAACCGAGTCGACCTTCTTGAGAAAATCAAGTCCGGTAAGCGCCAGCTTTACAACGAGCGAATCTTATCCGGGAAAAGTCGAGGTGTTCCAACCTTCGAACGTCTCGCCAAGCGACATCACCTTCGAGTGGTCCCTGCCGAGCCAGGATCAGAATGGAGTCATTCGGAAGTTCAGCATCACGTACGGACTGGAG GGCTCGACTCACACGCAAGTCAAGGACTTCAAACCGACCGAGTTGCAGGGCGTGATCAAATCGCTGATACCAGGAAAGACGTACATATTTCGAATCCAGGCGGAAACGAGGATCGGCTTCGGGCCGGAGGTCGtttggaaacaaaaaatgcCAATTCTGGCGCCTCCGAAGCCTCCGACTCAGGTCGTACCCTCGGAGGTATGCAGAAGCAGCACCACCATCCAGATACGTTTCAGGAAAAACTACTTCAGCGAACAGAACGGAGCTGTCACTTCCTACACCATCATCGTCGCCGAGGACGACAGCAAAAATGCCTCCGGTCTGGAAATGCCCAGCTGGAAAGACGTCCAAGGTTACAGCATCTGGCCTCCGTATCAG GTAATGGAACCTTATTACCCGTTCAAAAATGGCTCCGTCGAAGACTTTACGATCGGTGGAGAAAATTGCGACGGTAAAACCGGCTACTGTAACGGCCCGTTGAAATCTGGCTCGACGTACAAAGTAAAGGTCCGGGCATTCACGGCTCCTGACAAGTTCACCGATACCAGTTACAGTTTTCCCATTCAGACAG aCAAGGACAATACGGCTATCATTGTCGGCGTTACAGTTCCGATCGTTTTACTGCTGACATTCTTAGGGCTCGGTCTGATAATAAGACGAAGGAGAAGTCAAGGTAGAAAAACGACGGAAACACGAGTTACCGACGATCTATCGTTGCCTGGAAGTGTAATTGAGATAAG CCGTCCAATACGGGTGGAAAACTTCGCGGATCACTATCGAATGATGTCCGCGGATTCCGATTTCCGTTTCTCCGAGGAGTTTGAGGAGCTGAAACACGTCGGCAGAGATCAGCCCTGCACGGCGGCCGATCTACCTTGCAATCGGCCGAAGAACCGCTTCACCAACATCCTCCCTTACGATCATAGCAGGTTTAAACTGCAGCCAGTCGACGACGAGGAAGGTTCGGACTACATAAACGCGAACTACGTGCCG GGTCACAACTCGCCGAGGGAGTTCATCGTCACGCAAGGACCGCTGCATTCGACGCGCGGCGACTTCTGGCGAATGGTTTGGGAGAGCAATAGTCAGGCAATAGTGATGCTGACGCGTTGCATAGAGAAGGGAAGAGAGAAATGCGATCGTTACTTTCCCGAGGACACGCTTCCGGCATACTACGACGAGATTTGCGTCACTATGCTGAACGAGTGGCAATATCCCGACTGGCGCATAAGGAACTTCATGTTGTGCAAG GGCAAAGTCGAGCGGGAAATCCAGCACTTCCACTTCATGACCTGGCCCGACTTCGGGGTTCCAAGCCCGCCGCAAACCTTGGCGAGATTTGTGCGAGCTTTCAGGGAACGCGTTGGGCCCGATCAGAGACCCATCGTGGTTCACTGCAGCGCCGGGGTCGGCAGAAGCGGCACTTTCATCACCTTGGACAGGATACTGCAACAGATTTTGGTATCAGATTACGTCGATATATTCGGCATTGTCTGCGCCATGAGGAAGGAGAGGGTCTGGATGGTGCAGACCGAGCAGCAGTACATTTGCATACATCAGTGTTTGCTTGCTGTCTTGGAAGGGCAGGACAACATCGGACCGATTAGGGAAATTCACGACAATCAAGGATTCGAAG ATGACGAGGGCATAGCTGAGTCAGGAATGTAA